A portion of the Perognathus longimembris pacificus isolate PPM17 chromosome 20, ASM2315922v1, whole genome shotgun sequence genome contains these proteins:
- the LOC125367945 gene encoding zinc finger protein 568-like isoform X4: protein MLDNYNNLASLGLSDIKPRVISLLEQGKEAWMVIRKTTVWHPGALILFPLEIATRKYLCFLSDCESRRVTKNISPKDSSFHLQWFTLTTKKHTHSYLDGSRLPGRLELENRAEPREGHLQQPGKTSAERPASTQHSTPKGPPTHHTGEKSCERTKCQKAVRSQSHPILHGRTCGKEKDCECQECGKIFDSESSLIKHQRVHRSKKGTEHKKGAPDHAKAHKCKECGKAFHSTSQLRQHQKMHAGEKPFRCQECGKAFSSKAQLNLHHRVHTDEKCFECKECGKAFTRPSHLLRHQTIHTGEKPYKCKECGKAFRYDTQLSLHQITHTGEKRYECKECGNVYSCASQLSLHQRIHTGEKPHKCKECGKGFISDSHLLRHQSVHTGEKPYKCKQCGSAFRRGSELTRHQRAHAGEKPYKCKECGKAFTCSTELVRHQKVHTGDRPHKCKECGKAFIRRSELTHHERSHTGERPYECKECGKAFGRGSELNRHQKIHTGEKPYECKQCGKAFIRGSHLSQHQRIHAGQRSD, encoded by the exons GACTTTCTGATATTAAGCCACGTGTGATCTCCTTATTGGAGCAGGGGAAAGAGGCCTGGATGGTTATTAGGAAGACAACAGTGTGGCATCCAG GAgctctcattctctttcccctAGAAATTGCAACAA GAAAATACCTCTGCTTTCTTTCAGACTGTGAATCTAGAAGGGTAACCAAGAATATATCTCCAAAGGACAGTTCTTTCCACTTGCAATGGTTTactctaacaacaaaaaaacatacacACTCCTACCTCGACGGCAGCAGGCTCCCAGGTCGATTGGAGCTGGAGAATCGAGCGGAGCCTCGGGAGGGACACCTGCAACAGCCAGGGAAAACTTCGGCAGAAAGGCCCGCTTCTACTCAGCATTCAACCCCGAAAGGCCCTCCGACACATCATACTGGAGAGAAATCCTGTGAACGCACCAAGTGTCAGAAAGCTGTCAGGAGCCAGTCCCATCCCATTCTGCATGGGAGAACTTGTGGTAAGGAAAAGGACTGTGAATGCCAAGAGTGTGGGAAAATCTTTGATAGTGAGTCCAGCTTGATTAAGCACCAGAGAGTTCATAGAAGCAAAAAGGGCACTGAACATAAGAAAGGGGCCCCAGACCATGCTAAAGCTCATAAGTGTAaggagtgtgggaaagcctttcaTTCTACCTCACAACTTAGACAGCACCAAAAGATGCATGCAGGTGAGAAACCCTTCAGATGTCAGGAGTGTGGGAAGGCGTTTTCCTCTAAAGCCCAACTGAACCTTCACCACAGAGTCCACACAGATGAGAAGTGCTTTGAGTGTAAGGAGTGTGGGAAGGCCTTTACCCGCCCCTCGCACCTTCTCCGACACCAGACTATCCATACAGGTGAGAAGCCCTATAAGTGTAAGGAATGCGGGAAAGCCTTTCGCTATGACACACAGCTTAGTCTCCATCAGATCACTCACACTGGGGAGAAGCGCTATGAGTGCAAGGAGTGTGGCAATGTGTACAGCTGTGCCTCCCAACTGAGTCTGCACCAGAGGATTCACACGGGTGAGAAACCCCACAAGTGTAAGGAGTGTGGGAAAGGGTTCATCTCTGACTCCCACCTCCTGCGGCATCAGAGTGTTCACACGGGGGAGAAGCCCTACAAGTGTAAGCAGTGTGGGAGTGCCTTCCGGCGTGGCTCGGAACTGACTCGCCACCAAAGAGCTCACGCTGGGGAGAAGCCCTACAAATGTAAGGAATGTGGAAAGGCCTTCACATGTAGCACAGAACTAGTGAGACATCAAAAAGTTCACACTGGTGACAGACCCCACAAGTGTAAGGAATGTGGAAAGGCTTTCATTCGAAGATCAGAACTTACCCATCACGAGAGAAGCCACACTGGTGAGAGGCCCTATGAATGTAAGGAGTGTGGGAAGGCCTTTGGGCGGGGCTCAGAACTTAATCGACACCAGAAAATTCACACTGgtgagaaaccctatgagtgtaaGCAGTGTGGGAAGGCCTTTATTCGTGGCTCTCACCTCAGTCAGCATCAAAGAATTCATGCAGGACAGAGGAGTGATTAA